In one window of Oncorhynchus kisutch isolate 150728-3 linkage group LG16, Okis_V2, whole genome shotgun sequence DNA:
- the LOC109906359 gene encoding mannose-binding protein-like translates to MAMPRLFLNILLTSQLTVSLPSEAQKQIPPPHTSSPSCPVYPGVPGIPGHNGLPGRDGRDGHDGVTGPKGEKGHPGGIGVQGPPGDVGPAGPKGEIGEPGDAGGNSVISHLLAEIQQLKARQANLEKAASFRVFQKAGDKYLVSNGVLGSFDEGLKFCNNVGATLVMPRNDVENQALSKFIVGASYGFLGATDRKTEGVWVDLNDEPLTYLDWHSGEPNSGGNGIEDCIATTTSGPWVDITCDANIVIICEI, encoded by the exons ATGGCGATGCCCCGGTTGTTTCTCAACATTCTGCTGACCTCACAATTGACTGTGTCCCTGCCAAGTGAAGCACAAAagcaaatcccccccccccacacttccAGCCCGAGCTGCCCAGTTTATCCCGGTGTCCCTGGCATACCTGGTCATAAcggtctgcctgggagagatgggagggacgGGCATGACGGAGTCACAGGACCCAAGGGAGAGAAAGGACACCCTG GAGGAATAGGGGTACAGGGACCCCCTGGTGATGTGGGGCCAGCTGGACCTAAAGGGGAGATAGGGGAGCCAGGAG ATGCAGGAGGCAACAGTGTGATCAGCCATTTACTCGCTGAGATCCAACAGCTCAAAGCCAGACAGGCTAATCTTGAGAAAG CTGCAAGCTTCAGGGTCTTCCAGAAGGCAGGGGACAAATATTTAGTGTCCAATGGAGTGCTGGGGAGTTTCGATGAAGGTTTGAAGTTCTGCAACAACGTTGGTGCGACACTGGTCATGCCAAGGAATGATGTGGAGAACCAAGCTCTTTCCAAATTCATTGTTGGTGCTTCTTATGGTTTCCTGGGAGCAACAGACAGGAAAACAGAGGGTGTTTGGGTAGATTTGAATGACGAGCCACTGACGTATCTGGACTGGCACAGTGGGGAACCAAACAGTGGAGGTAATGGTATAGAAGACTGTATTGCAACAACAACCTCTGGACCTTGGGTTGATATTACCTGTGATGCAAACATTGTTATAATATGTGAAATTTAA